Proteins encoded together in one Labrus mixtus chromosome 18, fLabMix1.1, whole genome shotgun sequence window:
- the klc1a gene encoding kinesin light chain 1 isoform X4, whose product MREDMSTMVCVKEEEDPGEKLSQDEIISRTKQVIQGLEALKQEHHSILEGLLGTLRCLKQDEEGVLVEEKSHMIRKSMEMLELGLSEAQVMMALSSHLSSVESEKQKLRAQVRRLCQENQWLRDELAGTQQKLQKSEQSVAQLEEEKKHLEFMNQLKKYDEDLSPSEEKDSDSSKETLDDLFPDDQDDQAPGIQPTHGSAAAAAAQQGGYEIPARLRTLHNLVIQYASQGRYEVAVPLCKQALEDLEKTSGHDHPDVATMLNILALVYRDQNKYKEAANLLNDALAIREKTLGRDHPAVAATLNNLAVLYGKRGKYKEAEPLCKRALEIREKVLGKDHPDVAKQLNNLALLCQNQGKYDEVEYYYMRALEIYQTKLGPDDPNVAKTKNNLASCYLKQGKFKQAETLYKEILTRAHEREFGSVDDENKPIWMHAEEREEQSKGKQKDGSPFGEYGGWYKACKVDSPTVTTTLKNLGALYRRQGKFEAAETLEEAALRSRKQGLDTVHKQRVAEVLSEPEAREKQRSRESLTSDTVKYESGPDGGEEVSMSVEWNGA is encoded by the exons ATGCGTGAGGACATGTCCACCATGGTGTgcgtgaaggaggaggaggaccctGGGGAGAAGCTGTCCCAGGATGAGATCATCTCCAGGACCAAACAGGTGATCCAGGGGCTGGAGGCCCTGAAACAGGAGCACCACTCCATCCTGGAGGGCCTGCTAGGCACGCTGCGATGCCTGAAGCAGGACGAGGAGGGCGTGCTGGTGGAGGAGAAGTCCCACATGATCCGCAAGTCCATGGAGATGCTGGAGCTCGGGCTGAGTGAGGCACAG GTGATGATGGCGCTGTCCAGCCACCTGAGCTCAGTGGAGTCCGAGAAGCAGAAGCTCCGGGCTCAGGTACGCCGGCTCTGTCAGGAGAACCAGTGGCTGAGGGACGAGCTGGCAGGGACGCAGCAGAAGCTGCAGAAGAGCGAGCAAAGCGTAgcccagctggaggaggagaagaagcacCTGGAGTTCATGAACCAGCTGAAGAAGTACGACGAGGACCTGTCCCCATCA gAGGAGAAGGACTCCGACTCAAGTAAAGAAACTCTGGACGATCTCTTCCCAGATGACCAGGATGACCAAGCCCCAGGAA TTCAGCCGACTCACGGCAGTGCTGCAGCAGCGGCCGCCCAGCAGGGAGGCTACGAGATCCCAGCCCGTCTGAGGACCCTCCACAACCTGGTGATTCAGTACGCCTCTCAGGGCAGATACGAGGTGGCTGTGCCCCTCTGCAAGCAGGCCTTGGAAGACCTGGAGAAGACCTCTGGACACGACCACCCCGATGTGGCCACGATGCTCAATATCCTAGCTCTTGTTTACAG GGACCAGAACAAATATAAGGAGGCAGCCAACCTGCTGAATGATGCTCTGGCTATCAGGGAGAAGACTCTAGGCAGGGACCATCCAGCT GTTGCTGCCACCCTCAATAACCTGGCTGTCCTGTATGGCAAGAGAGGAAAGTACAAAGAAGCAGAGCCTCTGTGCAAGAGAGCGCTGGAGATCAGAGAAAAG GTGCTGGGGAAGGACCACCCAGACGTGGCCAAGCAGCTGAACAACCTGGCCCTGCTGTGTCAGAACCAGGGCAAGTACGATGAGGTGGAGTACTACTACATGAGAGCGCTGGAGATCTACCAGACCAAACTGGGCCCGGACGACCCCAACGTGGCCAAAACCAAGAACAACCTG gcTTCCTGTTACCTCAAACAGGGCAAGTTCAAGCAGGCTGAAACTCTGTACAAAGAAATCCTCACCCGCGCCCATGAGAGGGAGTTCGGCTCTGTTGATG atgaGAACAAGCCGATATGGATGCacgctgaggagagagaggaacaaagCAAG gggAAGCAGAAGGACGGCTCACCTTTTGGAGAATATGGAGGCTGGTACAAGGCCTGTAAAGTCGACAG CCCTACAGTGACCACCACCCTGAAGAACCTGGGCGCCCTCTACAGGCGGCAGGGGAAGTTTGAGGCGGCAGAGACTCTGGAGGAAGCTGCCCTGCGTTCCAGAAAGCAG ggtctgGACACTGTTCATAAGCAGCGTGTGGCAGAGGTCCTGAGCGAGCCCGAGGCCCGTGAGAAGCAGCGGAGCCGCGAGAGCTTGACCTCTGACACGGTGAAATACGAGAGCGGGCCGGACGGTGGCGAGGAAGTGAGTATGAGCGTGGAGTGGAACGGG GCATAA
- the klc1a gene encoding kinesin light chain 1 isoform X3 → MREDMSTMVCVKEEEDPGEKLSQDEIISRTKQVIQGLEALKQEHHSILEGLLGTLRCLKQDEEGVLVEEKSHMIRKSMEMLELGLSEAQVMMALSSHLSSVESEKQKLRAQVRRLCQENQWLRDELAGTQQKLQKSEQSVAQLEEEKKHLEFMNQLKKYDEDLSPSEEKDSDSSKETLDDLFPDDQDDQAPGIQPTHGSAAAAAAQQGGYEIPARLRTLHNLVIQYASQGRYEVAVPLCKQALEDLEKTSGHDHPDVATMLNILALVYRDQNKYKEAANLLNDALAIREKTLGRDHPAVAATLNNLAVLYGKRGKYKEAEPLCKRALEIREKVLGKDHPDVAKQLNNLALLCQNQGKYDEVEYYYMRALEIYQTKLGPDDPNVAKTKNNLASCYLKQGKFKQAETLYKEILTRAHEREFGSVDDENKPIWMHAEEREEQSKGKQKDGSPFGEYGGWYKACKVDSPTVTTTLKNLGALYRRQGKFEAAETLEEAALRSRKQGLDTVHKQRVAEVLSEPEAREKQRSRESLTSDTVKYESGPDGGEEVSMSVEWNGDGSGSLKRSGSFSKLRASIRRSSEKLVRKLKGSGPRDSEPKNPGNEIIV, encoded by the exons ATGCGTGAGGACATGTCCACCATGGTGTgcgtgaaggaggaggaggaccctGGGGAGAAGCTGTCCCAGGATGAGATCATCTCCAGGACCAAACAGGTGATCCAGGGGCTGGAGGCCCTGAAACAGGAGCACCACTCCATCCTGGAGGGCCTGCTAGGCACGCTGCGATGCCTGAAGCAGGACGAGGAGGGCGTGCTGGTGGAGGAGAAGTCCCACATGATCCGCAAGTCCATGGAGATGCTGGAGCTCGGGCTGAGTGAGGCACAG GTGATGATGGCGCTGTCCAGCCACCTGAGCTCAGTGGAGTCCGAGAAGCAGAAGCTCCGGGCTCAGGTACGCCGGCTCTGTCAGGAGAACCAGTGGCTGAGGGACGAGCTGGCAGGGACGCAGCAGAAGCTGCAGAAGAGCGAGCAAAGCGTAgcccagctggaggaggagaagaagcacCTGGAGTTCATGAACCAGCTGAAGAAGTACGACGAGGACCTGTCCCCATCA gAGGAGAAGGACTCCGACTCAAGTAAAGAAACTCTGGACGATCTCTTCCCAGATGACCAGGATGACCAAGCCCCAGGAA TTCAGCCGACTCACGGCAGTGCTGCAGCAGCGGCCGCCCAGCAGGGAGGCTACGAGATCCCAGCCCGTCTGAGGACCCTCCACAACCTGGTGATTCAGTACGCCTCTCAGGGCAGATACGAGGTGGCTGTGCCCCTCTGCAAGCAGGCCTTGGAAGACCTGGAGAAGACCTCTGGACACGACCACCCCGATGTGGCCACGATGCTCAATATCCTAGCTCTTGTTTACAG GGACCAGAACAAATATAAGGAGGCAGCCAACCTGCTGAATGATGCTCTGGCTATCAGGGAGAAGACTCTAGGCAGGGACCATCCAGCT GTTGCTGCCACCCTCAATAACCTGGCTGTCCTGTATGGCAAGAGAGGAAAGTACAAAGAAGCAGAGCCTCTGTGCAAGAGAGCGCTGGAGATCAGAGAAAAG GTGCTGGGGAAGGACCACCCAGACGTGGCCAAGCAGCTGAACAACCTGGCCCTGCTGTGTCAGAACCAGGGCAAGTACGATGAGGTGGAGTACTACTACATGAGAGCGCTGGAGATCTACCAGACCAAACTGGGCCCGGACGACCCCAACGTGGCCAAAACCAAGAACAACCTG gcTTCCTGTTACCTCAAACAGGGCAAGTTCAAGCAGGCTGAAACTCTGTACAAAGAAATCCTCACCCGCGCCCATGAGAGGGAGTTCGGCTCTGTTGATG atgaGAACAAGCCGATATGGATGCacgctgaggagagagaggaacaaagCAAG gggAAGCAGAAGGACGGCTCACCTTTTGGAGAATATGGAGGCTGGTACAAGGCCTGTAAAGTCGACAG CCCTACAGTGACCACCACCCTGAAGAACCTGGGCGCCCTCTACAGGCGGCAGGGGAAGTTTGAGGCGGCAGAGACTCTGGAGGAAGCTGCCCTGCGTTCCAGAAAGCAG ggtctgGACACTGTTCATAAGCAGCGTGTGGCAGAGGTCCTGAGCGAGCCCGAGGCCCGTGAGAAGCAGCGGAGCCGCGAGAGCTTGACCTCTGACACGGTGAAATACGAGAGCGGGCCGGACGGTGGCGAGGAAGTGAGTATGAGCGTGGAGTGGAACGGG GACGGCTCCGGCTCGCTGAAGAGGAGCGGCTCCTTCAGCAAACTGCGAGCGTCGATCCGCCGCAGCAGCGAGAAGCTCGTCCGCAAGCTGAAAGGAAGCGGCCCCAGAGACAGCGAGCCCAAAAACCCCGG
- the klc1a gene encoding kinesin light chain 1 isoform X5, whose product MREDMSTMVCVKEEEDPGEKLSQDEIISRTKQVIQGLEALKQEHHSILEGLLGTLRCLKQDEEGVLVEEKSHMIRKSMEMLELGLSEAQVMMALSSHLSSVESEKQKLRAQVRRLCQENQWLRDELAGTQQKLQKSEQSVAQLEEEKKHLEFMNQLKKYDEDLSPSEEKDSDSSKETLDDLFPDDQDDQAPGIQPTHGSAAAAAAQQGGYEIPARLRTLHNLVIQYASQGRYEVAVPLCKQALEDLEKTSGHDHPDVATMLNILALVYRDQNKYKEAANLLNDALAIREKTLGRDHPAVAATLNNLAVLYGKRGKYKEAEPLCKRALEIREKVLGKDHPDVAKQLNNLALLCQNQGKYDEVEYYYMRALEIYQTKLGPDDPNVAKTKNNLASCYLKQGKFKQAETLYKEILTRAHEREFGSVDDENKPIWMHAEEREEQSKGKQKDGSPFGEYGGWYKACKVDSPTVTTTLKNLGALYRRQGKFEAAETLEEAALRSRKQGLDTVHKQRVAEVLSEPEAREKQRSRESLTSDTVKYESGPDGGEEA is encoded by the exons ATGCGTGAGGACATGTCCACCATGGTGTgcgtgaaggaggaggaggaccctGGGGAGAAGCTGTCCCAGGATGAGATCATCTCCAGGACCAAACAGGTGATCCAGGGGCTGGAGGCCCTGAAACAGGAGCACCACTCCATCCTGGAGGGCCTGCTAGGCACGCTGCGATGCCTGAAGCAGGACGAGGAGGGCGTGCTGGTGGAGGAGAAGTCCCACATGATCCGCAAGTCCATGGAGATGCTGGAGCTCGGGCTGAGTGAGGCACAG GTGATGATGGCGCTGTCCAGCCACCTGAGCTCAGTGGAGTCCGAGAAGCAGAAGCTCCGGGCTCAGGTACGCCGGCTCTGTCAGGAGAACCAGTGGCTGAGGGACGAGCTGGCAGGGACGCAGCAGAAGCTGCAGAAGAGCGAGCAAAGCGTAgcccagctggaggaggagaagaagcacCTGGAGTTCATGAACCAGCTGAAGAAGTACGACGAGGACCTGTCCCCATCA gAGGAGAAGGACTCCGACTCAAGTAAAGAAACTCTGGACGATCTCTTCCCAGATGACCAGGATGACCAAGCCCCAGGAA TTCAGCCGACTCACGGCAGTGCTGCAGCAGCGGCCGCCCAGCAGGGAGGCTACGAGATCCCAGCCCGTCTGAGGACCCTCCACAACCTGGTGATTCAGTACGCCTCTCAGGGCAGATACGAGGTGGCTGTGCCCCTCTGCAAGCAGGCCTTGGAAGACCTGGAGAAGACCTCTGGACACGACCACCCCGATGTGGCCACGATGCTCAATATCCTAGCTCTTGTTTACAG GGACCAGAACAAATATAAGGAGGCAGCCAACCTGCTGAATGATGCTCTGGCTATCAGGGAGAAGACTCTAGGCAGGGACCATCCAGCT GTTGCTGCCACCCTCAATAACCTGGCTGTCCTGTATGGCAAGAGAGGAAAGTACAAAGAAGCAGAGCCTCTGTGCAAGAGAGCGCTGGAGATCAGAGAAAAG GTGCTGGGGAAGGACCACCCAGACGTGGCCAAGCAGCTGAACAACCTGGCCCTGCTGTGTCAGAACCAGGGCAAGTACGATGAGGTGGAGTACTACTACATGAGAGCGCTGGAGATCTACCAGACCAAACTGGGCCCGGACGACCCCAACGTGGCCAAAACCAAGAACAACCTG gcTTCCTGTTACCTCAAACAGGGCAAGTTCAAGCAGGCTGAAACTCTGTACAAAGAAATCCTCACCCGCGCCCATGAGAGGGAGTTCGGCTCTGTTGATG atgaGAACAAGCCGATATGGATGCacgctgaggagagagaggaacaaagCAAG gggAAGCAGAAGGACGGCTCACCTTTTGGAGAATATGGAGGCTGGTACAAGGCCTGTAAAGTCGACAG CCCTACAGTGACCACCACCCTGAAGAACCTGGGCGCCCTCTACAGGCGGCAGGGGAAGTTTGAGGCGGCAGAGACTCTGGAGGAAGCTGCCCTGCGTTCCAGAAAGCAG ggtctgGACACTGTTCATAAGCAGCGTGTGGCAGAGGTCCTGAGCGAGCCCGAGGCCCGTGAGAAGCAGCGGAGCCGCGAGAGCTTGACCTCTGACACGGTGAAATACGAGAGCGGGCCGGACGGTGGCGAGGAA GCATAA
- the klc1a gene encoding kinesin light chain 1 isoform X2, whose translation MREDMSTMVCVKEEEDPGEKLSQDEIISRTKQVIQGLEALKQEHHSILEGLLGTLRCLKQDEEGVLVEEKSHMIRKSMEMLELGLSEAQVMMALSSHLSSVESEKQKLRAQVRRLCQENQWLRDELAGTQQKLQKSEQSVAQLEEEKKHLEFMNQLKKYDEDLSPSEEKDSDSSKETLDDLFPDDQDDQAPGIQPTHGSAAAAAAQQGGYEIPARLRTLHNLVIQYASQGRYEVAVPLCKQALEDLEKTSGHDHPDVATMLNILALVYRDQNKYKEAANLLNDALAIREKTLGRDHPAVAATLNNLAVLYGKRGKYKEAEPLCKRALEIREKVLGKDHPDVAKQLNNLALLCQNQGKYDEVEYYYMRALEIYQTKLGPDDPNVAKTKNNLASCYLKQGKFKQAETLYKEILTRAHEREFGSVDDENKPIWMHAEEREEQSKGKQKDGSPFGEYGGWYKACKVDSPTVTTTLKNLGALYRRQGKFEAAETLEEAALRSRKQGLDTVHKQRVAEVLSEPEAREKQRSRESLTSDTVKYESGPDGGEEDGSGSLKRSGSFSKLRASIRRSSEKLVRKLKGSGPRDSEPKNPGMKRASSLGVLNVADKAASDHYQERNNRLRKSRDLSASHTDLAH comes from the exons ATGCGTGAGGACATGTCCACCATGGTGTgcgtgaaggaggaggaggaccctGGGGAGAAGCTGTCCCAGGATGAGATCATCTCCAGGACCAAACAGGTGATCCAGGGGCTGGAGGCCCTGAAACAGGAGCACCACTCCATCCTGGAGGGCCTGCTAGGCACGCTGCGATGCCTGAAGCAGGACGAGGAGGGCGTGCTGGTGGAGGAGAAGTCCCACATGATCCGCAAGTCCATGGAGATGCTGGAGCTCGGGCTGAGTGAGGCACAG GTGATGATGGCGCTGTCCAGCCACCTGAGCTCAGTGGAGTCCGAGAAGCAGAAGCTCCGGGCTCAGGTACGCCGGCTCTGTCAGGAGAACCAGTGGCTGAGGGACGAGCTGGCAGGGACGCAGCAGAAGCTGCAGAAGAGCGAGCAAAGCGTAgcccagctggaggaggagaagaagcacCTGGAGTTCATGAACCAGCTGAAGAAGTACGACGAGGACCTGTCCCCATCA gAGGAGAAGGACTCCGACTCAAGTAAAGAAACTCTGGACGATCTCTTCCCAGATGACCAGGATGACCAAGCCCCAGGAA TTCAGCCGACTCACGGCAGTGCTGCAGCAGCGGCCGCCCAGCAGGGAGGCTACGAGATCCCAGCCCGTCTGAGGACCCTCCACAACCTGGTGATTCAGTACGCCTCTCAGGGCAGATACGAGGTGGCTGTGCCCCTCTGCAAGCAGGCCTTGGAAGACCTGGAGAAGACCTCTGGACACGACCACCCCGATGTGGCCACGATGCTCAATATCCTAGCTCTTGTTTACAG GGACCAGAACAAATATAAGGAGGCAGCCAACCTGCTGAATGATGCTCTGGCTATCAGGGAGAAGACTCTAGGCAGGGACCATCCAGCT GTTGCTGCCACCCTCAATAACCTGGCTGTCCTGTATGGCAAGAGAGGAAAGTACAAAGAAGCAGAGCCTCTGTGCAAGAGAGCGCTGGAGATCAGAGAAAAG GTGCTGGGGAAGGACCACCCAGACGTGGCCAAGCAGCTGAACAACCTGGCCCTGCTGTGTCAGAACCAGGGCAAGTACGATGAGGTGGAGTACTACTACATGAGAGCGCTGGAGATCTACCAGACCAAACTGGGCCCGGACGACCCCAACGTGGCCAAAACCAAGAACAACCTG gcTTCCTGTTACCTCAAACAGGGCAAGTTCAAGCAGGCTGAAACTCTGTACAAAGAAATCCTCACCCGCGCCCATGAGAGGGAGTTCGGCTCTGTTGATG atgaGAACAAGCCGATATGGATGCacgctgaggagagagaggaacaaagCAAG gggAAGCAGAAGGACGGCTCACCTTTTGGAGAATATGGAGGCTGGTACAAGGCCTGTAAAGTCGACAG CCCTACAGTGACCACCACCCTGAAGAACCTGGGCGCCCTCTACAGGCGGCAGGGGAAGTTTGAGGCGGCAGAGACTCTGGAGGAAGCTGCCCTGCGTTCCAGAAAGCAG ggtctgGACACTGTTCATAAGCAGCGTGTGGCAGAGGTCCTGAGCGAGCCCGAGGCCCGTGAGAAGCAGCGGAGCCGCGAGAGCTTGACCTCTGACACGGTGAAATACGAGAGCGGGCCGGACGGTGGCGAGGAA GACGGCTCCGGCTCGCTGAAGAGGAGCGGCTCCTTCAGCAAACTGCGAGCGTCGATCCGCCGCAGCAGCGAGAAGCTCGTCCGCAAGCTGAAAGGAAGCGGCCCCAGAGACAGCGAGCCCAAAAACCCCGG
- the klc1a gene encoding kinesin light chain 1 isoform X1, which translates to MREDMSTMVCVKEEEDPGEKLSQDEIISRTKQVIQGLEALKQEHHSILEGLLGTLRCLKQDEEGVLVEEKSHMIRKSMEMLELGLSEAQVMMALSSHLSSVESEKQKLRAQVRRLCQENQWLRDELAGTQQKLQKSEQSVAQLEEEKKHLEFMNQLKKYDEDLSPSEEKDSDSSKETLDDLFPDDQDDQAPGIQPTHGSAAAAAAQQGGYEIPARLRTLHNLVIQYASQGRYEVAVPLCKQALEDLEKTSGHDHPDVATMLNILALVYRDQNKYKEAANLLNDALAIREKTLGRDHPAVAATLNNLAVLYGKRGKYKEAEPLCKRALEIREKVLGKDHPDVAKQLNNLALLCQNQGKYDEVEYYYMRALEIYQTKLGPDDPNVAKTKNNLASCYLKQGKFKQAETLYKEILTRAHEREFGSVDDENKPIWMHAEEREEQSKGKQKDGSPFGEYGGWYKACKVDSPTVTTTLKNLGALYRRQGKFEAAETLEEAALRSRKQGLDTVHKQRVAEVLSEPEAREKQRSRESLTSDTVKYESGPDGGEEVSMSVEWNGDGSGSLKRSGSFSKLRASIRRSSEKLVRKLKGSGPRDSEPKNPGMKRASSLGVLNVADKAASDHYQERNNRLRKSRDLSASHTDLAH; encoded by the exons ATGCGTGAGGACATGTCCACCATGGTGTgcgtgaaggaggaggaggaccctGGGGAGAAGCTGTCCCAGGATGAGATCATCTCCAGGACCAAACAGGTGATCCAGGGGCTGGAGGCCCTGAAACAGGAGCACCACTCCATCCTGGAGGGCCTGCTAGGCACGCTGCGATGCCTGAAGCAGGACGAGGAGGGCGTGCTGGTGGAGGAGAAGTCCCACATGATCCGCAAGTCCATGGAGATGCTGGAGCTCGGGCTGAGTGAGGCACAG GTGATGATGGCGCTGTCCAGCCACCTGAGCTCAGTGGAGTCCGAGAAGCAGAAGCTCCGGGCTCAGGTACGCCGGCTCTGTCAGGAGAACCAGTGGCTGAGGGACGAGCTGGCAGGGACGCAGCAGAAGCTGCAGAAGAGCGAGCAAAGCGTAgcccagctggaggaggagaagaagcacCTGGAGTTCATGAACCAGCTGAAGAAGTACGACGAGGACCTGTCCCCATCA gAGGAGAAGGACTCCGACTCAAGTAAAGAAACTCTGGACGATCTCTTCCCAGATGACCAGGATGACCAAGCCCCAGGAA TTCAGCCGACTCACGGCAGTGCTGCAGCAGCGGCCGCCCAGCAGGGAGGCTACGAGATCCCAGCCCGTCTGAGGACCCTCCACAACCTGGTGATTCAGTACGCCTCTCAGGGCAGATACGAGGTGGCTGTGCCCCTCTGCAAGCAGGCCTTGGAAGACCTGGAGAAGACCTCTGGACACGACCACCCCGATGTGGCCACGATGCTCAATATCCTAGCTCTTGTTTACAG GGACCAGAACAAATATAAGGAGGCAGCCAACCTGCTGAATGATGCTCTGGCTATCAGGGAGAAGACTCTAGGCAGGGACCATCCAGCT GTTGCTGCCACCCTCAATAACCTGGCTGTCCTGTATGGCAAGAGAGGAAAGTACAAAGAAGCAGAGCCTCTGTGCAAGAGAGCGCTGGAGATCAGAGAAAAG GTGCTGGGGAAGGACCACCCAGACGTGGCCAAGCAGCTGAACAACCTGGCCCTGCTGTGTCAGAACCAGGGCAAGTACGATGAGGTGGAGTACTACTACATGAGAGCGCTGGAGATCTACCAGACCAAACTGGGCCCGGACGACCCCAACGTGGCCAAAACCAAGAACAACCTG gcTTCCTGTTACCTCAAACAGGGCAAGTTCAAGCAGGCTGAAACTCTGTACAAAGAAATCCTCACCCGCGCCCATGAGAGGGAGTTCGGCTCTGTTGATG atgaGAACAAGCCGATATGGATGCacgctgaggagagagaggaacaaagCAAG gggAAGCAGAAGGACGGCTCACCTTTTGGAGAATATGGAGGCTGGTACAAGGCCTGTAAAGTCGACAG CCCTACAGTGACCACCACCCTGAAGAACCTGGGCGCCCTCTACAGGCGGCAGGGGAAGTTTGAGGCGGCAGAGACTCTGGAGGAAGCTGCCCTGCGTTCCAGAAAGCAG ggtctgGACACTGTTCATAAGCAGCGTGTGGCAGAGGTCCTGAGCGAGCCCGAGGCCCGTGAGAAGCAGCGGAGCCGCGAGAGCTTGACCTCTGACACGGTGAAATACGAGAGCGGGCCGGACGGTGGCGAGGAAGTGAGTATGAGCGTGGAGTGGAACGGG GACGGCTCCGGCTCGCTGAAGAGGAGCGGCTCCTTCAGCAAACTGCGAGCGTCGATCCGCCGCAGCAGCGAGAAGCTCGTCCGCAAGCTGAAAGGAAGCGGCCCCAGAGACAGCGAGCCCAAAAACCCCGG